In Mytilus edulis chromosome 6, xbMytEdul2.2, whole genome shotgun sequence, the following proteins share a genomic window:
- the LOC139527905 gene encoding uncharacterized protein, with protein sequence MSKRGAEPTTSSAHIAYKQKKGKKECPGCNQWFGNRHFENHKTKYFRHRNWRCKTSDPQECEVGEYEVLSKNLSTEELHKSPFVSLIRKKIHQKLNSSLNSGDEQSEDEDEEFWHNLTLADIDADFNGQDESASDTYYLNIFSHDAINDDNLKKNTFYLFVCLCIFICTWQSSHVIPDIAIQHLLLFLSDFFNALSAEVVAFAGLASAFPATIYKLYKYVGFQKDNFTKYVVCKKCYKLYKYEDCLIIVEGQQQSKKCNNVIFPNHTQVGRRRPCGEPLLKVVQLQGTKKLYPFKTYCYKSIALTLSSFVRRPDFEEKCEIWRSRRQEPGFLADVFDGNIWKEFQSAEKNNFLKNKQNYGIMLNLDWFQPYEHVQYSVGVMYAVILNLPREERFKIKNVILLGIIPDMKKEPSVQTFIGPLIDELKVGWKEGFFLTSYQEKNKETIFKIALMCVGCDIPATRKLCGFLGHGATLGCSKCYKTFPGDIGHKCYGGFDVNEWPSRNLLEHRHNMNVVKSARTQTERDRLESQFGIRYSPIWELDYFDPIRMSIVDPMHNLYQGTAKKIIKIWLELKILLPEQLIEIQERVDSVNAASNIGSIPRKIASSFGGFTADQWKNWTNIFSIFALIDILPSDDLEVWREFVLASHIITSKFITEPDIRRFEKHILKFCRSFEQLYGTDKVTPNMHLHCH encoded by the coding sequence ATGTCTAAAAGAGGAGCAGAACCCACTACTTCAAGTGCGCATATTGCTTATAaacaaaagaaaggaaaaaaagaaTGCCCAGGCTGCAATCAGTGGTTTGGAAATAGGCACTTCGAGAATCATAAAACCAAATATTTTAGGCATAGAAATTGGAGATGTAAAACTAGTGATCCTCAAGAATGTGAGGTGGGGGAGTATGAAGTTTTATCTAAGAATTTAAGCACTGAAGAATTACATAAATCACCTTTTGTGTCattgattagaaaaaaaatacatcaaaagtTGAATTCTAGTTTGAATTCTGGAGATGAACAATCTGAAGATGAAGATGAAGAATTTTGGCACAATCTTACATTAGCTGACATTGATGCAGACTTCAATGGGCAGGATGAATCAGCTAGTGACacttattatttaaatattttttcacatgatgCTATAAATgatgacaatttgaaaaaaaacactttttatttatttgtttgtctgtGTATTTTTATCTGTACTTGGCAATCTTCTCATGTTATTCCGGATATTGCAATCCaacatttattattgtttttatctgatttttttaATGCTCTATCAGCAGAAGTTGTTGCCTTTGCTGGACTTGCATCAGCTTTTCCAGCTACAATTTATAAGTTGTACAAATATGTTGGATTTCAAAAagataattttacaaaatatgttgtatgtaaaaaatgttataaattatataagtatGAAGATTGTTTAATAATAGTAGAGGGTCAACAACAATCCAAAAAATGCAATAATGTAATTTTTCCAAATCATACACAGGTTGGTAGAAGAAGGCCGTGTGGTGAACCTCTTCTTAAAGTTGTTCAATTACAAGGAACAAAAAAGTTGTACccatttaaaacttattgttaCAAATCAATTGCTTTGACCTTGTCTAGTTTTGTACGAAGACCAGATTTTGAAGAGAAATGTGAGATTTGGCGATCAAGAAGACAGGAACCTGGATTTTTGGCTGATGTGTTTGATGGAAATATATGGAAGGAGTTTCAGAGTGCAGAGAAAAACAAtttcttgaaaaacaaacaaaattatggAATAATGTTGAATTTAGACTGGTTCCAACCATATGAACATGTCCAGTACTCAGTTGGAGTAATGTATGCAGTTATTTTGAATTTGCCTCGAGAGGaacgttttaaaattaaaaatgttatacTGCTTGGCATTATACCTGACATGAAGAAAGAGCCAAGCGTGCAAACTTTTATTGGTCCTTTGATAGATGAGCTGAAAGTAGGGTGgaaagaaggtttttttttaacatcatacCAGGAAAAGAACAAGGAAACCATATTCAAAATTGCTTTGATGTGTGTAGGCTGTGACATTCCAGCAACAAGAAAGCTGTGTGGATTTTTAGGCCACGGTGCCACACTTGGGTGTTCCAAATGTTACAAAACTTTTCCAGGTGATATAGGACATAAATGTTATGGTGGGTTTGATGTTAATGAATGGCCAAGCAGAAATTTACTAGAGCATAGACATAACATGAATGTAGTAAAGAGTGCTAGAACCCAAACTGAGAGAGACCGGCTTGAGAGTCAGTTTGGGATAAGATATTCTCCAATCTGGGAATTAGATTATTTTGATCCAATAAGGATGTCAATAGTGGATCCAATGCATAATTTATATCAGGGAACTgccaaaaaaattattaaaatttggcTTGAACTAAAAATTTTGTTACCAGAACAGCTCATAGAAATACAGGAAAGGGTTGACTCAGTTAATGCAGCTAGCAATATTGGATCAATACCAAGAAAAATAGCTTCATCCTTTGGTGGGTTTACAGCTGATCAATGGAAAAACTGGAcaaacattttttcaatttttgcactAATTGACATTTTGCCTTCAGATGATCTTGAAGTTTGGAGAGAATTTGTTCTTGCTAGTCATATCATTACTTCAAAATTTATTACAGAACCAGATATAAGACGgtttgaaaaacatatattgaaattttgtagatCATTTGAGCAACTGTATGGTACTGATAAAGTCACACCTAATATGCATCTTCACTGTCATTGA